Proteins co-encoded in one Variovorax terrae genomic window:
- a CDS encoding long-chain-fatty-acid--CoA ligase, protein MTDRIWLASYPQGVPADIDPSQYPSLVALMEESFRKYAARTAYSFMGKDVTYGQTDSLSRALAAYLQGLGLARGDRVAIMMPNVPQYPVAVAAILRAGFVVVNVNPLYTPRELEHQLKDSGAKAIVIIENFANTLQQCIAATPVKHVVLCAMGDQLGMLKGALVNYVVRNVKKMVPAYNLPGAVRFNDAVAQGTRGTLKAPAIAADDVAVLQYTGGTTGVSKGAVLLHRNVIANVLQSEVWNQPVMDKVPAGEQPTSVCALPLYHIFAFTVGMMLSMRTGGKLILIPNPRDLPAVLKELSKHTIHSLPAVNTLFNGLANHPDFNTVDWSHLKVSVGGGMAVQGAVAKLWLDKTGCPICEGYGLSETSPSASCNPTTSTEYTGTIGVPLPGTYFKLLDDDGNEVPAGQPGEIAIKGPQVMAGYWQRPDETAKVMTADGFFKTGDIGTVDERGYFKIVDRKKDMILVSGFNVYPNEIEDVVAGLEGVLECAAVGVADDKSGEAVKLVIVKKNPALTEAQVRDYCKANLTGYKQPRIIEFRTELPKTPVGKILRRELRDKK, encoded by the coding sequence CAATACCCCTCGCTGGTGGCGCTGATGGAAGAGAGCTTCCGCAAGTACGCCGCCCGCACGGCCTACAGCTTCATGGGCAAGGACGTGACCTACGGGCAGACCGACTCCCTGAGCCGGGCGCTGGCGGCCTACCTGCAGGGCCTGGGCCTGGCCCGGGGCGACCGCGTCGCGATCATGATGCCCAATGTGCCGCAGTACCCGGTGGCCGTGGCTGCCATCCTGCGCGCGGGCTTCGTGGTGGTGAACGTGAACCCGCTGTACACGCCGCGCGAACTCGAGCACCAGCTCAAGGACTCGGGCGCCAAGGCCATCGTCATCATCGAGAACTTCGCCAACACGCTGCAGCAGTGCATCGCGGCCACGCCGGTCAAGCATGTGGTGCTGTGCGCCATGGGCGACCAGCTCGGCATGCTCAAGGGCGCGCTGGTCAACTACGTGGTGCGCAACGTCAAGAAGATGGTGCCCGCCTATAACCTGCCCGGCGCGGTGCGCTTCAACGACGCGGTGGCCCAGGGCACGCGCGGCACGCTGAAGGCGCCCGCCATTGCCGCGGACGACGTGGCGGTGCTGCAATACACCGGCGGCACCACGGGGGTTTCCAAGGGCGCCGTGCTGCTGCACCGCAACGTGATCGCCAACGTGCTGCAGTCCGAGGTCTGGAACCAGCCCGTGATGGACAAGGTGCCGGCCGGCGAGCAGCCCACCAGCGTCTGCGCGCTGCCGCTGTACCACATCTTCGCGTTCACGGTCGGCATGATGCTATCCATGCGCACCGGCGGCAAGCTGATCCTGATTCCCAATCCGCGCGACCTGCCCGCGGTGCTCAAGGAGCTGTCCAAGCACACCATCCACAGCCTGCCGGCGGTCAACACGCTGTTCAACGGCCTGGCCAACCACCCCGACTTCAACACGGTGGACTGGAGCCACCTGAAGGTCTCGGTCGGCGGCGGCATGGCGGTGCAGGGGGCGGTGGCCAAGCTCTGGCTCGATAAGACCGGCTGCCCGATCTGCGAGGGCTACGGCCTCTCGGAAACCTCTCCGTCGGCGAGCTGCAACCCGACCACCAGCACCGAGTACACCGGCACCATCGGCGTGCCGCTGCCCGGCACGTACTTCAAGCTGCTCGACGATGACGGCAATGAGGTGCCGGCAGGCCAGCCCGGCGAAATCGCCATCAAGGGCCCGCAGGTGATGGCGGGCTACTGGCAGCGCCCTGACGAGACCGCCAAGGTCATGACGGCCGATGGCTTCTTCAAGACCGGCGACATCGGCACCGTGGACGAGCGCGGCTACTTCAAGATCGTGGACCGCAAGAAGGACATGATCCTGGTCAGCGGCTTCAACGTCTACCCGAACGAAATCGAGGATGTGGTGGCCGGGCTCGAAGGCGTGCTCGAGTGCGCCGCCGTGGGCGTGGCCGACGACAAGTCGGGCGAGGCCGTCAAGCTGGTGATCGTCAAGAAGAACCCGGCCCTGACCGAAGCCCAGGTGCGCGACTACTGCAAGGCCAACCTCACCGGCTACAAGCAGCCCCGCATCATCGAATTCCGCACCGAGCTGCCCAAGACGCCGGTGGGCAAGATCCTGCGACGCGAGCTGCGGGACAAGAAGTAG
- a CDS encoding ABC transporter permease subunit — translation MLRFFLTRVSLVIPTFIGMTLLAFFLIRMVPGDPIETLAGERGIDPARHAMLLKEYGLDQPVLVQYGIYIGRVLQGDLGKSIITQEPVIREFLTLFPATVELALCAIVFALLLGIPAGIIAAVRRNSLFDHGVMAVSLTGYSMPIFWWGLLLILFFSVQLGLTPVSGRLSVQYFIEPTTGFLLIDSLLSGDKGAFLSTVQHLILPTIVLGTNPLAVVARMTRSAMLEVLGEDYIRTARAKGLSGFRVVAMHALRNALIPVVTVIGLQVGVLFTGAILTETIFSWPGVGKWLIEAISRRDYPVLQGGMLLLGVMVMLVNLLVDLTYGIINPRIRQQAGH, via the coding sequence ATGCTGCGTTTCTTCCTGACGCGGGTCAGTCTCGTCATCCCGACCTTCATCGGCATGACGCTGCTCGCGTTCTTCCTGATCCGCATGGTCCCGGGCGACCCGATCGAGACGCTGGCCGGCGAGCGCGGCATCGATCCGGCGCGCCACGCCATGCTGCTCAAGGAATACGGGCTGGACCAGCCGGTGCTGGTGCAGTACGGCATCTACATCGGGCGCGTGCTGCAGGGCGACCTGGGCAAGTCCATCATCACGCAGGAGCCGGTCATCCGCGAGTTCCTGACGCTGTTCCCCGCCACCGTGGAACTGGCCCTGTGCGCGATCGTGTTCGCGCTGCTGCTGGGCATCCCGGCCGGCATCATCGCGGCGGTGCGGCGCAACTCGCTGTTCGACCACGGCGTGATGGCGGTCTCGCTGACCGGCTACTCCATGCCCATTTTCTGGTGGGGCCTGCTGCTGATCCTGTTCTTCTCGGTGCAGCTGGGCCTCACGCCGGTGTCGGGCCGGCTGTCGGTGCAGTACTTCATCGAGCCGACCACCGGCTTCCTGCTGATCGACTCGCTGCTGAGCGGCGACAAGGGCGCCTTCCTGTCCACGGTGCAGCACCTGATCCTGCCGACCATCGTGCTCGGCACCAATCCGCTCGCGGTGGTGGCGCGCATGACACGCTCGGCCATGCTCGAAGTGCTGGGCGAGGACTACATCCGCACCGCGCGCGCCAAGGGCCTGTCGGGTTTCCGGGTGGTGGCGATGCATGCGCTGCGCAACGCGCTGATCCCGGTGGTGACGGTGATTGGCCTGCAGGTGGGCGTGCTGTTCACGGGCGCGATCCTGACCGAAACCATTTTTTCCTGGCCCGGCGTCGGCAAGTGGCTGATCGAGGCCATCAGCCGGCGCGACTACCCGGTGCTGCAGGGCGGCATGCTGCTGCTGGGCGTGATGGTCATGCTGGTCAACCTGCTGGTCGACCTGACCTACGGCATCATCAACCCGCGCATCCGGCAGCAGGCCGGGCACTAA
- a CDS encoding ABC transporter permease subunit, with protein MATVLSPRVDAEAQGHSPPGPLREFWNAFSANRGALLGLAVVALVLLVALFAPWIAPHPPGETHSEAFLQPPFWQAGGSSTYLLGTDAIGRDILSRLMHGARLSLSIGLAVVLISVAAGIVLGLVAGFFKGILEVAIMRLMDIILTLPSLLLAIVIVAILGPGLVNAMLAVAIVVLPHYVRITRAAVITEVSKDYVTAARVSGAGTLRLMFSEVLPNCAAPLIVQASLGVSTAILDAAALGFLGLGAQPPAPEWGTMLADAREFVLRAWWVVTFPGLMILVTVLAFNLLGDGLRDALDPKLKR; from the coding sequence ATGGCGACCGTGCTGTCTCCCCGCGTTGACGCAGAGGCTCAGGGCCACAGCCCTCCCGGTCCGCTGCGCGAGTTCTGGAATGCGTTCTCGGCCAACCGCGGCGCGCTGCTCGGGCTGGCCGTGGTCGCGCTGGTATTGCTGGTGGCCCTGTTCGCGCCCTGGATCGCACCGCACCCGCCGGGTGAGACTCACAGCGAGGCTTTCCTGCAGCCGCCGTTCTGGCAGGCCGGCGGCTCCAGCACCTACCTGCTGGGCACCGATGCGATCGGGCGCGACATCCTCTCGCGCCTGATGCACGGGGCGCGGCTGTCGCTGTCGATCGGGCTGGCCGTGGTGCTGATCTCGGTGGCCGCCGGCATTGTGCTGGGGCTGGTGGCGGGCTTCTTCAAGGGCATTCTCGAAGTGGCGATCATGCGGCTGATGGACATCATCCTCACGCTGCCCAGCCTGCTGCTGGCCATCGTGATCGTGGCCATCCTGGGGCCGGGGCTGGTCAACGCCATGCTCGCCGTGGCCATCGTGGTGCTGCCGCACTATGTGCGCATCACGCGCGCCGCGGTGATCACCGAGGTGTCCAAGGACTACGTGACCGCCGCGCGTGTGAGCGGCGCGGGCACGCTGCGGCTGATGTTCAGCGAGGTGCTGCCCAACTGCGCGGCGCCGCTGATCGTGCAGGCCTCGCTGGGCGTGTCCACCGCCATCCTCGACGCGGCCGCGCTCGGCTTCCTGGGACTGGGCGCGCAGCCGCCGGCGCCCGAGTGGGGCACCATGCTGGCCGACGCGCGCGAATTCGTGCTGCGCGCCTGGTGGGTGGTGACCTTCCCGGGCCTGATGATCCTGGTCACCGTGCTGGCCTTCAACCTGCTCGGGGACGGCCTGCGCGATGCGCTCGACCCGAAATTGAAGCGATAG
- a CDS encoding ABC transporter ATP-binding protein, whose amino-acid sequence MPLLDIEDLHVEFPTQAAVMHAVEGVSLRLEEGEVLGIVGESGSGKSVTMMALMGLIAAPGRVRAARLRFAGHDLLGLSDAARRRLTGKDVAMIFQEPTTSLNPCFTIGFQLMETLRLHLHLDRRAARHRAVELLEQVGIPAPEMRLKDYPHQLSGGMNQRVMIAMAIACNPRLLIADEPTTALDVTIQAQILDLLRNLQKERGMALVLITHNMGVVSEMAQRVAVMYAGQVVEQRPVADLFAAPQHPYTEALLAALPERGAANGRLATIAGVVPGLYDRPAGCLFAPRCAYATEHSRAVRPELRDWQGGQVRCHYPLGDPQREAARRRDGPLPADVERAP is encoded by the coding sequence ATGCCCTTGCTGGACATCGAAGACCTGCACGTCGAATTTCCTACGCAAGCCGCGGTGATGCACGCCGTCGAAGGCGTGAGCTTGCGCCTGGAAGAAGGCGAGGTGCTGGGCATCGTGGGCGAGTCGGGCTCGGGCAAGAGCGTGACCATGATGGCGCTGATGGGCCTGATCGCCGCGCCGGGCCGGGTGCGAGCCGCGCGCCTGCGCTTTGCCGGGCACGACCTGCTGGGGCTGTCCGATGCGGCGCGCCGGCGCCTGACCGGCAAGGACGTGGCCATGATCTTCCAGGAGCCGACCACCAGCCTCAACCCCTGCTTCACCATCGGCTTCCAGCTGATGGAGACGCTGCGCCTGCATCTGCACCTGGACCGGCGCGCGGCGCGCCATCGCGCCGTCGAGTTGCTGGAGCAGGTGGGCATTCCCGCGCCCGAGATGCGGCTCAAGGACTACCCGCACCAGCTCTCGGGCGGCATGAACCAGCGCGTCATGATCGCCATGGCCATCGCCTGCAACCCGCGCCTGCTGATCGCCGACGAGCCGACCACGGCGCTCGACGTGACGATCCAGGCCCAGATCCTCGATCTGCTGCGCAACCTCCAGAAGGAACGCGGCATGGCCCTGGTGCTGATCACGCACAACATGGGCGTGGTCAGCGAGATGGCGCAGCGCGTGGCGGTGATGTATGCCGGCCAGGTGGTGGAGCAGCGCCCGGTGGCCGATCTGTTTGCCGCGCCCCAGCACCCCTACACTGAGGCCCTGCTGGCGGCCCTGCCCGAGCGCGGCGCGGCCAATGGCCGGCTGGCCACCATCGCGGGGGTGGTGCCGGGCCTGTACGACCGGCCCGCCGGCTGCCTGTTCGCGCCGCGCTGCGCCTACGCCACCGAGCACTCGCGCGCGGTGCGCCCCGAGCTGCGCGACTGGCAGGGCGGCCAGGTGCGCTGCCACTACCCGCTGGGCGATCCGCAGCGCGAAGCCGCCCGGCGGCGCGACGGGCCGCTGCCGGCCGATGTGGAGCGGGCCCCATGA
- a CDS encoding dipeptide ABC transporter ATP-binding protein — MSVVVEAHDLRRVYPIRRGLLRAPAQLQAVGGVSFSLQAGQTLAVVGESGCGKSTLARMVALIEKPSAGRLVLDDTDAVQPPASERRRLRQTVQLVFQNPYGSLNPRKRIGTVLEDPLAINTALDKTERARRASEMLARVGLRPEYANRYPHMFSGGQRQRIAIARALMLSPKLLVADEPVSALDVSIQAQVLNLLADLQAELGLAYLFISHDLAVVRHIAHDVLVMYLGHAVEQGPKARVFARPLHPYTQALLASTPAVGTPPAQRIVLKGELPSPLNPPPGCVFSTRCAYAVARCREERPLPRLLDARQVACHEAERFV; from the coding sequence ATGAGCGTGGTGGTGGAAGCCCACGACCTGCGGCGGGTGTACCCGATCCGCCGCGGCCTGCTGCGCGCGCCGGCCCAGCTGCAGGCGGTGGGCGGCGTGTCGTTCTCGCTGCAGGCGGGCCAGACGCTGGCCGTGGTGGGCGAGTCCGGCTGCGGCAAGTCGACGCTGGCGCGCATGGTGGCGCTGATCGAGAAGCCCAGCGCGGGCCGCCTGGTGTTGGACGACACCGATGCCGTGCAGCCGCCGGCCAGTGAGCGCCGCCGCCTGCGCCAGACCGTGCAGCTGGTGTTCCAGAACCCCTATGGCTCGCTCAACCCGCGCAAGCGCATCGGCACCGTGCTGGAAGACCCGCTGGCCATCAACACCGCGCTGGACAAGACCGAGCGCGCCCGCCGCGCGAGCGAGATGCTGGCGCGGGTGGGCCTGCGGCCCGAGTACGCCAACCGCTATCCGCACATGTTCTCGGGCGGGCAGCGCCAGCGCATCGCGATCGCGCGCGCTCTCATGCTCAGCCCCAAGCTGCTGGTGGCCGACGAGCCGGTGTCGGCGCTCGACGTGTCGATCCAGGCGCAGGTGCTGAACCTGCTGGCTGACCTGCAGGCCGAACTCGGGCTGGCCTACCTGTTCATCTCGCACGACCTCGCCGTGGTGCGCCACATCGCGCACGACGTGCTGGTCATGTACCTGGGCCATGCCGTGGAGCAGGGCCCGAAGGCCCGGGTGTTCGCCCGGCCGCTGCATCCCTACACCCAGGCCCTGCTGGCCTCGACGCCGGCGGTGGGCACGCCGCCGGCGCAGCGCATCGTGCTCAAGGGCGAGCTGCCGTCGCCGCTGAATCCGCCGCCGGGCTGCGTGTTCTCCACGCGCTGCGCCTATGCCGTTGCGCGCTGCCGCGAGGAGCGGCCGCTGCCCCGGCTGCTGGATGCGCGGCAGGTGGCCTGCCACGAGGCCGAGCGCTTCGTGTAG
- a CDS encoding ABC transporter substrate-binding protein gives MKPSNHHKSFGKRFALAALALPVLLATAGVSAKTLVFCSEGSPENFYAAVNTTGTSFDATTQVYNSVVEFERGGTKVVPGLAEKWDISADGMEYTFHLRKGVKWHNTNKNFKPTRDFNADDFIFSIERQWKENDPYFRVTSPNHSYFNDMGMPKLLKSVDKVDEYTVKITLNKPEAPFLANLAMPYAGIQSKEYAIAMLKAGTPEKIDQEPIGTGPFYLVQYQKDAIVRFKAFPQYWAGKAKIDDLVFSITPDASVRWAKLQKGECHVMPYPNPADLDAMRKDPKVQVLEQPGLNVGYLAYNTQKKPFDDVRVRKAINMAINKKAIIDGVYLSTGVAAKNPIPPSMWSYNDAVKDDPFDPEAAKKLLAQAGFPNGFSTDLWAMPVQRPYNPNAKRIAELMQADLAKIGVKAEIKSFEWGEYRKRMQAGEHQMGMLGWTGDNGDPDNFLYTLLGCASAQSASGSNVAKFCYQPYEELVLKAKNVSKQADRDALYKKAQVIFKEQAPWFTIAHAVQLKPVRKEVIDYKLSPFGRHTFYGVDIKE, from the coding sequence TTGAAACCGTCAAATCATCACAAGTCGTTTGGCAAGCGTTTCGCGCTCGCTGCCCTGGCCTTGCCCGTCCTGCTGGCCACGGCTGGCGTGTCGGCCAAGACACTGGTGTTCTGCTCCGAGGGCAGTCCCGAGAATTTCTACGCAGCGGTGAACACCACCGGCACGTCCTTCGACGCCACCACGCAGGTCTACAACAGCGTGGTCGAGTTCGAGCGCGGCGGCACCAAGGTGGTGCCGGGCCTGGCCGAGAAGTGGGACATCTCGGCCGATGGCATGGAGTACACCTTCCACCTGCGCAAGGGTGTGAAGTGGCACAACACCAACAAGAACTTCAAGCCCACGCGCGACTTCAACGCCGACGACTTCATCTTCTCCATCGAGCGGCAGTGGAAGGAGAACGATCCCTACTTCCGGGTCACCAGCCCCAACCACTCCTACTTCAACGACATGGGCATGCCCAAGCTGCTCAAGTCGGTGGACAAGGTGGATGAGTACACGGTCAAGATCACGCTCAACAAGCCCGAGGCGCCGTTCCTGGCCAACCTGGCCATGCCCTATGCCGGCATCCAGTCCAAGGAATACGCGATCGCCATGCTCAAGGCCGGCACGCCCGAGAAGATCGACCAGGAGCCGATCGGCACCGGCCCGTTCTACCTCGTGCAATACCAGAAGGACGCGATCGTGCGCTTCAAGGCCTTCCCGCAGTACTGGGCCGGCAAGGCCAAGATCGACGACCTGGTGTTCTCGATCACGCCCGACGCCTCGGTGCGCTGGGCCAAGCTGCAAAAAGGCGAATGCCATGTGATGCCCTACCCCAACCCGGCCGATCTCGATGCCATGCGCAAGGACCCGAAGGTGCAGGTGCTCGAGCAGCCCGGCCTGAACGTGGGCTACCTGGCCTACAACACGCAGAAGAAGCCGTTCGACGACGTGCGCGTGCGCAAGGCGATCAACATGGCGATCAACAAGAAGGCCATCATCGACGGCGTCTACCTGTCGACCGGCGTGGCCGCCAAGAACCCGATTCCGCCGTCGATGTGGTCGTACAACGACGCGGTCAAGGACGACCCCTTCGATCCCGAAGCCGCCAAGAAGCTGCTGGCCCAGGCCGGCTTTCCCAACGGCTTCTCCACCGACCTCTGGGCCATGCCGGTGCAGCGCCCCTACAACCCGAATGCCAAGCGTATTGCCGAGCTGATGCAGGCCGACCTGGCCAAGATCGGCGTCAAGGCCGAGATCAAGAGCTTCGAGTGGGGCGAGTACCGCAAGCGCATGCAGGCCGGTGAGCACCAGATGGGCATGCTGGGCTGGACCGGCGACAACGGCGATCCGGACAATTTCCTCTACACTCTGCTGGGCTGCGCCTCGGCCCAGTCGGCCAGCGGCAGCAACGTGGCCAAGTTCTGCTACCAGCCCTATGAGGAGCTGGTGCTCAAGGCCAAGAACGTGTCCAAGCAGGCCGACCGCGATGCCCTGTACAAGAAGGCCCAGGTGATCTTCAAGGAGCAGGCGCCCTGGTTCACCATCGCCCACGCGGTGCAGCTCAAGCCGGTGCGCAAGGAAGTGATCGACTACAAGCTCAGCCCGTTCGGGCGCCACACCTTCTACGGTGTGGACATCAAGGAATAG
- a CDS encoding 5'-methylthioadenosine/adenosylhomocysteine nucleosidase, translating into MTIAIVSAMHEELAAVLRLLPEEHRQVAAGREFWRGRLHGHEVVVVLSRIGKVAAATTATALIERFGVERIVFTGVAGGLAPGVHVGDVVVADSFLQHDLDASPIFPRYEVPLYGTSRFATDGALTATLAAAARAALPGTALHRGLVVSGDRFVATTVESRALQAALPEALAVEMEGAAIAQVCHDYGVPFAAVRTISDRADDEAHGDFTRFVEEVASRHSAAMVAALLRML; encoded by the coding sequence ATGACCATCGCCATCGTCAGTGCCATGCACGAGGAACTCGCCGCCGTGCTCCGGCTCCTGCCCGAAGAGCACCGGCAGGTGGCGGCGGGGCGCGAGTTCTGGCGCGGGCGCCTGCACGGCCACGAGGTGGTGGTCGTGCTCTCGCGCATCGGCAAGGTGGCGGCGGCGACCACCGCCACCGCGCTGATCGAGCGCTTCGGCGTGGAGCGCATCGTTTTCACCGGCGTGGCGGGCGGGCTGGCGCCGGGCGTGCATGTGGGCGACGTGGTGGTGGCCGACAGCTTCCTGCAGCACGACCTCGACGCCTCGCCGATCTTTCCGCGCTACGAGGTGCCGCTCTACGGCACCAGCCGCTTCGCCACCGACGGCGCGCTCACCGCCACGCTGGCGGCCGCGGCCCGCGCCGCCCTGCCGGGCACCGCGCTGCACCGGGGGCTGGTGGTCAGCGGCGACCGCTTCGTGGCCACCACGGTGGAGAGCCGCGCGCTGCAGGCGGCGCTGCCCGAGGCGCTGGCGGTGGAAATGGAGGGCGCGGCGATCGCCCAGGTCTGCCACGACTACGGCGTGCCGTTCGCCGCGGTGCGGACCATCTCGGACCGCGCCGACGACGAGGCGCACGGCGATTTCACGCGGTTCGTCGAGGAGGTGGCCAGCCGCCATTCGGCCGCCATGGTCGCGGCGCTGCTCAGGATGCTATGA
- the corA gene encoding magnesium/cobalt transporter CorA, whose product MLNIFTLANGRLFQEEIESLEELSKFQPIWVDLEAPTVEEKRWVKQYYGLSIPEDAMDEDIEESARFYEEDNGELHIRSDFLIADDEAPRAVRVAFILNQHNTGLRSRGVLFSIHDEDVPVFRLLRMRARRAPGLIEDAKEVLLKLFDADAEYSADTLENIYDELEEASKLVLSGDVTDSLAGEVLGAIARQEDLNGRIRRNVMDTRRAVSFMMRSKMLNAEQFEEARQILRDIESLDNHTAFLFDKINFLMDATVGFININQNKIIKIFSVASVALLPPTLIASVYGMNFKMMPELDWAMGYPYAIALMVASALVPMWYFRRRGWLK is encoded by the coding sequence ATGCTCAACATCTTCACGCTCGCCAACGGCCGGCTCTTCCAGGAAGAGATCGAGTCGCTGGAAGAGCTCTCCAAATTCCAGCCGATCTGGGTCGACCTCGAAGCCCCCACCGTCGAGGAAAAGCGCTGGGTCAAGCAGTACTATGGCCTGTCCATCCCCGAGGACGCGATGGACGAGGACATCGAGGAGTCCGCGCGCTTCTATGAGGAAGACAACGGCGAGCTGCACATCCGCAGCGACTTCCTGATCGCCGACGACGAGGCGCCGCGCGCGGTGCGCGTGGCCTTCATCCTGAACCAGCACAACACCGGGCTCAGGAGCCGCGGCGTGCTGTTTTCGATCCACGACGAGGACGTGCCGGTGTTCCGCCTGCTGCGCATGCGCGCACGCCGCGCGCCGGGGCTGATCGAGGATGCCAAGGAAGTGCTGCTCAAGCTGTTCGACGCCGACGCCGAGTACTCGGCCGACACGCTGGAGAACATCTACGACGAGCTGGAGGAGGCCAGCAAGCTGGTGCTCTCGGGCGACGTGACCGACTCGCTGGCCGGCGAGGTGCTGGGCGCGATCGCGCGCCAGGAAGACCTGAACGGACGCATCCGCCGCAACGTGATGGACACGCGGCGCGCGGTCAGCTTCATGATGCGCAGCAAGATGCTCAACGCCGAGCAGTTCGAGGAGGCGCGCCAGATCCTGCGCGACATCGAGTCGCTGGACAACCACACCGCCTTCCTGTTCGACAAGATCAACTTCCTGATGGACGCCACGGTCGGCTTCATCAACATTAACCAGAACAAGATCATCAAGATCTTCTCGGTGGCCAGTGTCGCGCTGCTGCCGCCGACGCTGATCGCCAGCGTCTACGGCATGAACTTCAAGATGATGCCCGAACTCGACTGGGCCATGGGCTACCCCTATGCGATTGCGCTCATGGTGGCCAGCGCGCTGGTGCCCATGTGGTATTTCCGCCGGCGCGGCTGGTTGAAATAG
- a CDS encoding patatin-like phospholipase family protein, which translates to MSLNTIINAGLTRPSRPTTALVLMGGGARTAYQVGVLQALAAMLGLQGAPAAKFPFQVLVGTSAGALNAAYLAGAATTGLQAFEQLAQFWSRIRSSAVYEFKVSPLVRASKLLAALSLSRHARRHGALLDNMPLVDTLHHAVSLPGIEEALRTRTLDALAVTASSYTSGVHWTFCHTAHDETAPPWNRPGRRADFQPITIEHLMASSAIPFLFPATPLWVDGQREFFGDGSMRQISPLSPAIHLGAHKVLVVGVGQPQRSGFASAAPSGPARMPSLGNIAGHAMASVFHDTLQADVEQAQRISQTLRQLPREVAAVLPYRGVEVLALQPSQSLDAIAQAHLRELPVSVRNALSGLGGLRGGAGLSSYLLFEPGFVQTLVALGEQDAYARKAQLLAFFAGS; encoded by the coding sequence ATGAGCCTGAACACCATCATCAACGCGGGCCTGACCCGCCCCTCGCGCCCCACCACGGCGCTGGTCCTGATGGGCGGCGGCGCCCGCACGGCCTACCAGGTGGGCGTGCTGCAGGCCCTGGCGGCCATGCTGGGACTGCAGGGCGCGCCCGCGGCGAAGTTTCCGTTCCAGGTGCTGGTCGGCACCTCGGCGGGCGCGCTGAACGCGGCCTACCTGGCGGGCGCGGCCACCACGGGGCTGCAGGCGTTCGAGCAGCTGGCGCAGTTCTGGAGCCGGATCCGTTCGTCCGCGGTCTATGAATTCAAGGTGTCGCCGCTGGTGCGCGCCAGCAAGCTGCTGGCGGCGCTGAGCCTGTCGCGCCATGCGCGGCGGCACGGCGCCCTGCTCGACAACATGCCGCTGGTGGACACGCTGCACCACGCCGTGTCGCTGCCGGGCATCGAGGAAGCCCTGCGCACCCGCACGCTGGATGCCCTCGCCGTCACGGCCTCCAGCTACACCAGCGGCGTGCACTGGACGTTCTGCCATACCGCCCACGACGAGACCGCGCCGCCCTGGAACCGCCCGGGCCGGCGCGCCGATTTCCAGCCCATCACCATCGAACACCTGATGGCCTCCAGCGCCATCCCCTTCCTCTTCCCGGCCACGCCGCTGTGGGTGGACGGGCAGCGCGAGTTCTTCGGCGACGGCTCGATGCGCCAGATCTCGCCGCTGTCGCCGGCCATCCACCTCGGAGCCCACAAGGTGCTGGTGGTCGGCGTGGGCCAGCCGCAGCGCTCGGGCTTCGCCAGCGCCGCGCCCAGCGGCCCGGCCCGCATGCCCTCGCTCGGCAACATCGCCGGGCACGCCATGGCCAGCGTGTTCCATGACACGCTGCAGGCCGACGTGGAGCAGGCCCAGCGCATCTCGCAGACCCTGCGCCAGCTGCCACGCGAAGTGGCGGCCGTGCTGCCCTACCGCGGCGTGGAGGTGCTGGCGCTGCAGCCCTCACAGTCGCTCGACGCCATCGCGCAGGCCCACCTGCGCGAGCTGCCGGTCTCCGTGCGCAACGCGCTGAGCGGCCTCGGCGGCCTGCGCGGCGGCGCCGGGCTGTCGAGCTACCTGCTGTTCGAGCCGGGTTTCGTGCAGACGCTGGTTGCGCTGGGCGAACAGGACGCCTATGCGCGCAAGGCCCAGCTGCTGGCCTTCTTCGCGGGCTCGTGA
- the hpf gene encoding ribosome hibernation-promoting factor, HPF/YfiA family, translated as MNLTISGHHLEVTPALRTYVKTKLDRITRHFDQVVDVKVLLTVEKLKEKQRRQRAECNIHVKGNDMFAESSHADLYAAVDELVDKLDRLVVRHKDRLQDHHHEAPKRLM; from the coding sequence ATGAACCTGACGATCAGCGGTCACCACCTCGAAGTCACCCCCGCCTTGCGTACCTATGTGAAGACCAAGCTTGATCGAATTACCCGGCACTTTGACCAGGTCGTAGATGTCAAGGTGCTGCTCACCGTGGAGAAACTGAAGGAAAAGCAACGACGACAACGCGCCGAATGCAATATTCACGTCAAGGGCAACGACATGTTCGCCGAAAGCTCGCATGCCGACCTCTATGCCGCCGTGGATGAACTGGTCGACAAGCTCGACCGCCTCGTGGTGCGCCACAAGGACCGCCTGCAGGACCACCATCACGAAGCGCCCAAGCGCCTGATGTAA